The DNA sequence TGAGTTTGAGCCCCAAAATTAGCTTATTATCGGTGATTACGCCCAGGAAGGTTCTGTCGGGGTTTTTGAGGTTAACTTTGGCGCCTGGGGTTTGGCGTAGGATTTGCCCGCCCAGCTTGACTTCCAGCGTCATAGTGTTGATGTCGGCGTCGGCGTAGTTTTTTATGCGGTCAATTCTGACCACGAAGGATTGGCCCTCTTTAAGCACATCTGAGAAGTCGACTTTGGAGGCTGCTTCCAGAATATCCTGGTAGGTTGCGTTAGCTACAAGCAGTTCCTGTGCACAGACCCGCGTGTAAGCAGAACGCAACTGCACAGCCTTCACGCATTCCACGTCATCGGCTTCTAAACGCAGAATCTGATCCATCATGCCTCTGTCAGAGTAGCCGTAGCCTTCCGCCTCCAAAATCGCCTTAGCCTCAGCGGCGGGCAGCGTCGGGTTCTCGCCTGAAAGCAGAAAAAACAGTTTTGGCACTAACGTGTCCCTTTGAGTTCTTGGCTAAGAAGCGGCGCCAGCGACACCTTGCTGATTGCGCCCGGCACGCTGTCGGTGCCCACGATTTCCTCCACGCCCGCGTCGAGGATGCGTTTCTCCGCGTCGCCGATGAGCAGCCCGTGTACGCAGCCGCAGAACACATGGGAGGCGCCGTTTTCGCGCAGGATTTTGGCTGCTCCCACGATGGTGCCGCCGGTGCTGATGATGTCGTCGAGGATAATGACGGTTTGGCCCTTCACGTTTAGGCCCTCGGCGGTCTGCACGGTTTGCCCCGTGTAGCGGTCCCGGGTCTTGTTAAGGTGCCCCGCGTCGCCGCCCAACACAGATTGCGCCTGCTGCGCGATGTACATGGCGCCCTTATCGGGGGATAGCGCGTATGCGCCGCGGTGGCCTTTCTTGACGAAGTAGTCGGCGATGAGTGGGATGGCGCTGACGGTGCGCGCTGGGAAGGGAAACTGCGAGAGTGAGTGCTCGGAGTGGATGTTGACGGTGAGGAGTTCATCGATGCCTGCGGCTTTAAGCATCCGCGCGATGGTTTCCACGCTTATGCCCTCGCCGGAGAGGAACATTTTGTCTTGCCGCGCGTAGGCAAGGTAGGGCACGGCGGCGGTGACTTTGGCTGCGCCCGCGCGTCTGGCACAATCCGCCAGAAACGATAGCTGGAATAATCTGCTGTCCTGCATGGGGGGGCAGGTGGTTTGGATGATGACGACTTCTTCGCCCGCTACGTCGCCGTCGAGGCGCACGTAGGATTCGCCGTCGGGGAAAATCTTGGATACCACGGGGACGTTTGGGAAGCCTGTTTGGGCTGAAACTGCCTCTGCTAAGGGTTTGG is a window from the Candidatus Bathyarchaeota archaeon genome containing:
- the prs gene encoding ribose-phosphate diphosphokinase; translation: MKIISGPASKPLAEAVSAQTGFPNVPVVSKIFPDGESYVRLDGDVAGEEVVIIQTTCPPMQDSRLFQLSFLADCARRAGAAKVTAAVPYLAYARQDKMFLSGEGISVETIARMLKAAGIDELLTVNIHSEHSLSQFPFPARTVSAIPLIADYFVKKGHRGAYALSPDKGAMYIAQQAQSVLGGDAGHLNKTRDRYTGQTVQTAEGLNVKGQTVIILDDIISTGGTIVGAAKILRENGASHVFCGCVHGLLIGDAEKRILDAGVEEIVGTDSVPGAISKVSLAPLLSQELKGTR